Part of the Neisseria brasiliensis genome is shown below.
TTCTTTTCGTTGAGGGCTTTCATGTGCTTTAGGTAGTCGTTCTCCGCCCTCATGTAGCGTAACTCTTCAATCAGCTCTGCCTGAGTTTTTTCATGGTCAGGTTTGTCGACGATAAAGGGATTCTTGCGTTTGGTCTGCATAGTCTTCATAAGCGTAGCCTGTGGGTGTTGAAGTGCGGTTATACCGCCTTGGCAGTAGGCGGCAATCCAACGGCGCAGATGTGTGCGTGAGACGTTGAAATGGTCTGCGGTGCGCTGTTGGCTGTGCACTTGTTGGTAATGAAGTACGGCTCGGTATTTGAAGTCTAGTGTATATTTGGACATAAGAAAACTGCACCTTTTTAAGTTGGGGGAAAGTGTCCAACTTTTGGGGTGCAGTTCAGATTTTCAGACGGCCTATTTAATATCCATTAAATAGATAAACCCTATTTGATTTACTGCCCACGTTTTTTCAAAGCTTCACAAGCAGGCGTACCATTATGTTTTCTTTGCAGGCTCTGTTTTTGAAATTCACACAACTTACGCAATTCTTCATTAGTATAGTTGGCATAATCATTTGCCCATACCGGCGCAGACAATAATCCGAAGGCCAAAACCGCAAACATTGTTTTCTTCATGTCATCCCCTTTTCATGGTTAAATCAGCTACATAATAACAAACATTACTTTTACTTAAAATACCAAAATAAATCTCATCTTGAAAATTTTCAGACGGCCTCAATAAGTGTATGATGACACTATCTCATCTCAAGGAATCCCCATGAACGTTCTGTTTATCGCCGATCCGATGACTACTTTCAAAACCTACAAAGACACCACCTACGCCATGATGCGCGAAATGGCCAAACGCGGCTGGCAGCTTGCGCATACCTTAAGTAGCGAATTGTCGGTACAACAAGGTTTGGTCGTGGCACAAGCGACACCGTTTGAATTTTTGGGTGCGAAAGACAATCACGACCATGCTTGGTTTCAAAACGGCGATAAAGTTCAGACGGCCTTAAAAGATTTTGATGCTGTGATTATGCGCACCGACCCGCCGTTTGACATGCAATACCTATATGCCACTCAATTTTTAACTTTAGCGGCAGAACAAGGGGCGAAAGTATTCAACAGCGGCCAAGCCATGCGCGATTTCAATGAGAAGCTGGCGATTTTAAATTTCAGCCAGTTCACCGCCCCAACCTTGGTGACTACCCGCTCGGCAGACGTACGCGCCTTTTTGCAAGAATACGGCGACATTATTGTCAAACCGCTCGACGGCATGGGCGGCATGGGGATTTTCCGCTTAACCGAGCAAGACCCCAACATCGGCAGCATTTTGGAAACCTTAATGCAACTAGACTCACGCACCATCATGGCGCAACGCTACATTCCTGAAATTGTCGATGGCGACAAACGCATTCTGATTATTGGCGGCGAAGTCGTGCCTTATGCCTTGGCACGCATTCCACAAAACGGTGAAACACGCGGCAACTTGGCTGCCGGCGGTCGTGGTGTGGCACAAGAATTGAGCGCAAAAGACCGCGAAATCGCCGAAACCCTTGCCCCAGAACTCAAACGCCGCGGCATCTTGCTGGCCGGTTTAGATGTGATTGGCAGCAACCTGACCGAAGTCAACGTGACCAGCCCGACCGGTTTCCAAGAAATCATGAAGCAAAAAGGCTTTGATGTGGCAGCCATGTTTGCCGATGCGGTTGAATCTTGGTCGAAAGCTTAAATAATCATCAAAGCCGTCTGAAAGCATTTTCCCCTTTTCAGACGGCCTATTTATCTTACTTACTAGCCAATAATCCCTATCACCATGAAAAACG
Proteins encoded:
- the gshB gene encoding glutathione synthase, coding for MNVLFIADPMTTFKTYKDTTYAMMREMAKRGWQLAHTLSSELSVQQGLVVAQATPFEFLGAKDNHDHAWFQNGDKVQTALKDFDAVIMRTDPPFDMQYLYATQFLTLAAEQGAKVFNSGQAMRDFNEKLAILNFSQFTAPTLVTTRSADVRAFLQEYGDIIVKPLDGMGGMGIFRLTEQDPNIGSILETLMQLDSRTIMAQRYIPEIVDGDKRILIIGGEVVPYALARIPQNGETRGNLAAGGRGVAQELSAKDREIAETLAPELKRRGILLAGLDVIGSNLTEVNVTSPTGFQEIMKQKGFDVAAMFADAVESWSKA
- a CDS encoding helix-turn-helix domain-containing protein — protein: MSKYTLDFKYRAVLHYQQVHSQQRTADHFNVSRTHLRRWIAAYCQGGITALQHPQATLMKTMQTKRKNPFIVDKPDHEKTQAELIEELRYMRAENDYLKHMKALNEKNAANAAKPFKR